In the Nitrospirota bacterium genome, GCACTTACTCCTTCCTCATGGTTGCCAGGGACGGTGCAACAGTTCAATGGTCGGTATTGACTTCCCTCGAGTCCGCAGTTTAAAGATTCTTAGCCGTCCTTTATTGTGAAAGGCACTTTTTCCTTAATGGATAAGGCTTCAGGATATATTGTAATTGAAGTTAATAGATTGACTTTTCGCATCGTAACGCTCATAATGCGACTGCGCTGATTGTTGTGTCAATCAGGGGGGAAAGCGGGGCGTGTGCTTTGTTTGCATGGGGAGGACGGGGCACAATGAGGTGTTCCCGGTTGGCGGTGGGCTGTTCCCTTCCGGGCGATGGTGTCATGTCCATTGCTGTCTCACGAAACATAATCCCTTCTTTCATCGTTTCCCTCAGAGTTTTTCTGCTCTCCTCTCCGACGCGAACTTCTCTCAACCCGAAAAGGAGGAACCTATGGAAATCGATGTGCGGGGTTTAAGCCACCCCGAACCCTTGCAGATTGTTCGTGAAGCCATACGGAACATGTGAGTTTCGTGCGAGCACATCGTGGTGTCGGTCGACACCAGTGAAAGCAAGAGGCTGAAGAGTTTCGCATCCATGTCGGGCTGCCAGGCCGAGATCTCGGAGGCAGACGGGTACCGCATCGTGAAGTTCATGGGAAAAACCTGCAAATGTTGACTCGCCTGGACGAACGTAAAACCGCAGCTGTTGAAGGTCTCCCCCTGTGAAGCCGACTCGCCACGGGAGGAAGCCATGAAAGCTCTGCGGCGAGGGAATAGCGAAGCATACAAAGAAATGCTTCCTTCCCGACTCAGGAGCTACTGTTACTTTTCCTGCCTTTCGGATGAGGCTCTGCGGGAGATTGTGGCACGTTTGCAGGATGTGAAATACTCCGCCGGCAAGAAGATAATCGACAAAGGGGCTCCCGGCGATTCCTTCTACTTTGTCCGCGAGGGAGAGGTGAACATTTTCAAGAAGACCCCGGGAGGCCGGGACGCTTTTCTCTCCACCGTGGGAGGCGCAGAGGTATTCGGCGAGATGCCGCTGGTGACGAGTTCTCCTCGCGCCGCGACGGTCATCGCAAAGACGGACGTCAGCCTTCTTCGCCTTCTGAAGAGGGATTTCGACAACGTGGTGCTTGCGGACTCCATGGCGAAGAAGCGCACGGACGAATATGCCTACCTTAACCAGCTGAAAGCGCTGGAACCCTTCGCTCCCCTTGAACTGGCTCGGATGATATCGCTCTTCGTGAAAGCGGAGCAACGGAGGTATTCCCCGGGCGATACCATCATAACCCAGGGAGACGCAGGAGATGTATACTACATCATCCGGTCCGGCCATGTTGTCGTGCTGAAGCAGATGCTCAAGGAGACACAGGAAGAAGTGGCCGTCTTGGGCGAGGGCATGGGATTCGGAGAGGAGGCTCTTCTCACCGGCGGCCCTCGGAGTGCCTCGGTAAAGGCGGTGGAGGAGACCGTGGTTCTGGCGTTCACGAAGGCGGACTTCGACCGCATCCTGAAGGCGTCTTTCCTCGAGGAAACCCTTTTCGATGACATTGTATTTGACGAGTTTCCCCTTGGTGATATCCGGCAGTGTCAGCGCGAGGACTGCGACAATTATTTTCTCCGGGCCACCGCGAAAGAGAAGCGGTTCTGCTCGAACAAGTGCGGGTGGGTCGTTAGCGCCCGAGAAAGACGAAAAGAAAAGTAGCCGCCCCGCTCCGCAGAGGGCGATCTGTCATTCTATCGATCCAAGAAGCCTGTTGTGCTAGACCAAATACGGGTTTTCTCTCGAGACACCCTGACAGTGTCTTGAGTGGTTCTTGCCGTCGCTATCCCTGAGCTGAAGTGCGTCGATACCTATTGGGGTGCGTATGTGCTGGGTGAAAGCCCTACTTCCATAGGGAATTCCCTCAGATTCCCTTATAGTATCTGTACCAGTTTCCACGCTAGTTTCTACGGGGGATAAAATCGGAACGATCTCGTTCTTCGAAACCTGACGGACCTATTCTCAGGAGTCGGCCCTTCCCATTCTCTGGATTAGAACGAATGCCCGGGAGTCCGTCCATTCATATTCTCAGGAATCGGAACACCGCCGCCTGACGCCGGCGGCCTTGAACTCCTTGAGAACTTCCGTTTCTGGGACCTTCTCGCTTCTCGTACTTCGCGCAGCGCGCTCCTCGAAGCTCAAGCTCTCTCTTCAACGAGGGCTCTGTGAGTTACTTGTGGAAGGCTTCGGCCACTACTGCGGTTGCGGGCGCTTCCGTAGGAGAGCACCTAATTTGAAGCGTACGTCTTGAGCCGAATCGAGCCTCTCGAAGGCCCCAGGCGTAATGAGTGACCTTTGGGTCTCCAGGGTGCTGTGTACACCTGCTTAGCCGCAGTTGCATGAAGTTGAAATCGGTTCGTATTTCACTACGAAGAAGTCAATCATGAGAAGATATGAGAGTTAACGATTACTGAAAGAAACAGCTGTAACTCGACCCAATCTAAATTTCTTGTAATGGTATGGACCCGTAAAATAGTCGTAAGCATGAATAGAGACCGCCTCAACGTAATAGAAAAATCATCAATTATTTCTGCTATGTCGAGGTCAAATAATGGGACATTCAAACCTCTTCTCAAGGCGCTCCTATATACAACGCCATCAAACCCATTATTCTTAAAGAGTTCTGCGATGATTTATGGGAACATAATCGGCACTCTGATCACTAATTGTAACGCGCTGTGAAAGCGCACGATCTGTGTCTGACCAGACAGACCATTATTCTTTTTCTA is a window encoding:
- a CDS encoding cyclic nucleotide-binding domain-containing protein translates to MARLQDVKYSAGKKIIDKGAPGDSFYFVREGEVNIFKKTPGGRDAFLSTVGGAEVFGEMPLVTSSPRAATVIAKTDVSLLRLLKRDFDNVVLADSMAKKRTDEYAYLNQLKALEPFAPLELARMISLFVKAEQRRYSPGDTIITQGDAGDVYYIIRSGHVVVLKQMLKETQEEVAVLGEGMGFGEEALLTGGPRSASVKAVEETVVLAFTKADFDRILKASFLEETLFDDIVFDEFPLGDIRQCQREDCDNYFLRATAKEKRFCSNKCGWVVSARERRKEK